GAAAAAGAAAACCAACGCTTAGAAGAAAACAAGCAACGAATGTTAGTGGACCTCTCTCATGATTTAAAGACTCCAATTACCACAGTTAGAGGCTATGTTGAAGCACTGGAATTAGGATTGATTAATGAAGAAGAGCGAAAACGGAGAATCTTAAGGTTAATCTCCAATAAAGTTGAACTGGTATCAGAACTTATCGACAATATTTTTGAATTATCCAAGTTAAATAGTTCTAATTATCCTGTTATGGTACAAAAAAATGATATAGCAGAATTTATGAGAGAAATTGCAATAGAATATTATGAACAATTTTCAGAAAAAAACATTATGTTTCAATGCACTATTCCTCAAGATGAAATTGATTATCCTTTTAACGCTACATTGTTATATCGAGCGATATCTAATATTCTCTCAAATGCATTAAAATATAATCCCGCAGGTACAACTGTACAATTGGAGCTATTATCAAAGGAAAATGGCATAGAAATTGTTATTCAGGATAATGGGATAGGTATTCCTCCAGCAATAGAAGAAAAAATATTTGAAGCTTTTGTCCGTGGTGATCAAACACGTAAAAGTGATGGAGGTACTGGATTAGGACTTGCGATTGCTAAACAAGTGATTGAAAAGCATGGGGGAGAGATTACGCTGACAACAAATGGTTGGACAAGCTTCAAACTTTTTTTG
This genomic stretch from Lysinibacillus pakistanensis harbors:
- a CDS encoding sensor histidine kinase — translated: MKSQNRLQRVLITTYIYFFIIVALIAAFSLFVLNEQIVNYFLEAGQSSKSTIEGQEKNEQIFYKILMQTLLLFLSLLIIAVYIFGKWTASRLTTPLHLIADGIQDIARGQYNKRLNFNASYELAQIQNDFNKMAEQLEKVEKENQRLEENKQRMLVDLSHDLKTPITTVRGYVEALELGLINEEERKRRILRLISNKVELVSELIDNIFELSKLNSSNYPVMVQKNDIAEFMREIAIEYYEQFSEKNIMFQCTIPQDEIDYPFNATLLYRAISNILSNALKYNPAGTTVQLELLSKENGIEIVIQDNGIGIPPAIEEKIFEAFVRGDQTRKSDGGTGLGLAIAKQVIEKHGGEITLTTNGWTSFKLFLPQK